The proteins below are encoded in one region of Hordeum vulgare subsp. vulgare chromosome 3H, MorexV3_pseudomolecules_assembly, whole genome shotgun sequence:
- the LOC123445313 gene encoding auxin response factor 4-like, giving the protein MPPPAMATPQAPSAGDPLYDELWHACAGPLVTVPRVGDLVFYFPQGHIEQVEASMNQVAGNQMRLYDLPPKLLCRVINVELKAEADTDEVYAQVMLMPEPEQNEMAVDKSTSTTGATPPRPAVRSFCKTLTASDTSTHGGFSVLRRHADECLPSLDMTQSPPTQELVAKDLHGMDWRFRHIFRGQPRRHLLQSGWSVFVSSKRLVAGDAFIFLRGESGELRVGVRRAMRQLSNVPSSVISSHSMHLGVLATAWHAINTKSMFTVYYKPRTSPSEFIIPYDQYMESVKNNYSIGMRFRMRFEGEEAPEQRFTGTIVGSENLDQLWPESNWRSLKVRWDEPSTIPRPDRVSPWKIEPASSPPVNPLPLSRVKRPRPNVPPVSPESSVLTKEGATKIDMDSAQAQQRNQNNMVLQGQEHMTLRTNNLTGSNDSDATVQKPMMWSPSPNIGKNHASAFQQRPSMENWMQLGRCETAFKDASSGAQSFGDSQGFFMQTFDEAPNRHGSFKNQFQDHSSARHFSDPYTKMHTEANEFHFWNSQSTVYGNPRDQSQGFRFEEHPSNWLRQQQFSPVEQPRVIRPQASIAPVDLEKAREGSGFKIFGFKVDTTSAPSNHLSSTMAVIHEPVLQTQASASLTQLQHAHIDCIPELSVSTAGTTENEKSIQQAPNSSKDVQSKSHGASTRSCTKVHKQGVALGRSVDLSKFGDYDELTAELDRMFEFDGELMSSNRDWQIVYTDPEGDMMLVGDDPWEEFCSIVRKIFIYTKEEVQKMNSKSSTPRKEEGSADADGANEKAHLAASSHLDN; this is encoded by the exons ATGCCGCCGCCCGCCATGGCGACGCCGCAGGCACCCTCCGCAG GGGATCCGCTCTACGACGAGCTCTGGCACGCCTGCGCCGGCCCGCTCGTCACCGTCCCGCGCGTCGGGGACCTCGTCTTCTACTTCCCGCAGGGGCACATCGAGCAG GTGGAGGCCTCCATGAACCAGGTCGCCGGCAACCAGATGCGCCTCTACGATCTGCCGCCCAAGCTGCTCTGCCGGGTCATCAACGTCGAGCTCAAG GCGGAGGCGGACACCGACGAGGTCTACGCGCAGGTCATGCTCATGCCGGAGCCGGAG caaaatgagATGGCGGTGGACAAGTCGACCTCTACAACGGGCGCCACGCCTCCGAGGCCGGCGGTACGGTCCTTCTGCAAGACCCTGACGGCATCCGACACCAGCACGCATGGCGGCTTCTCCGTGCTGCGCCGCCACGCTGACGAGTGCCTCCCTTCCCTG GACATGACCCAGTCGCCCCCAACACAAGAGCTTGTGGCAAAGGATCTGCATGGCATGGACTGGCGCTTCCGCCATATCTTCCGTG GGCAACCTAGGAGGCATCTCCTTCAGAGCGGTTGGAGTGTGTTTGTCAGTTCCAAAAGGCTTGTAGCTGGGGATGCcttcattttcctcag AGGAGAGAGTGGCGAGCTTCGTGTTGGTGTTAGGCGGGCTATGAGACAGCTGTCCAACGTGCCTTCTTCAGTCATTTCTAGTCATAGCATGCATCTTGGGGTCCTTGCAACTGCATGGCACGCTATCAACACGAAAAGCATGTTCACGGTCTACTACAAACCTAG AACGAGCCCTTCAGAGTTCATTATACCATATGATCAATATATGGAGTCTGTGAAGAACAACTATTCAATTGGGATGAGATTCAGGATGAGGTTTGAAGGCGAAGAGGCACCAGAGCAAAG GTTTACTGGTACTATAGTTGGCAGTGAAAATCTTGACCAATTGTGGCCTGAATCAAACTGGAGATCTCTTAAG GTGCGTTGGGATGAGCCGTCAACTATTCCACGTCCGGATAGAGTCTCTCCTTGGAAAATAGAGCCAGCTTCATCGCCTCCTGTTAACCCGCTTCCTCTTTCTCGGGTCAAAAGACCTAGACCGAATGTTCCTCCAGTTTCTCCTGAATCGTCTGTTCTTACAAAAGAAG GTGCAACTAAGATTGATATGGATTCTGCCCAAGCACAACAACGAAATCAAAACAACATGGTCTTGCAAGGTCAAGAGCACATGACCTTGAGGACCAACAACCTGACTGGCAGCAATGACTCTGATGCTACTGTCCAGAAGCCTATGATGTGGTCTCCATCCCCCAACATTGGAAAAAACCATGCATCCGCGTTTCAGCAGAGGCCCTCTATGGAAAATTGGATGCAGCTGGGAAGATGTGAAACTGCGTTTAAGGATGCCAGTTCTGGTGCTCAATCTTTTGGTGATTCCCAAGGCTTCTTCATGCAGACCTTTGATGAGGCTCCTAATCGTCATGGCTCATTCAAGAACCAGTTCCAGGATCACAGTTCTGCTCGTCACTTCTCAGACCCGTACACAAAGATGCACACAGAGGCCAATGAGTTTCATTTCTGGAATAGCCAAAGCACCGTGTACGGTAATCCAAGAGATCAGTCACAAGGTTTCAGATTTGAAGAGCACCCATCAAATTGGTTAAGGCAGCAGCAGTTCTCCCCGGTTGAACAACCCCGAGTGATCCGGCCTCAGGCATCAATTGCTCCTGTTGACTTGGAGAAAGCGAGAGAAGGCAGTGGTTTCAAGATTTTTGGGTTTAAAGTTGATACTACCAGTGCCCCTTCTAACCATTTGAGCTCCACAATGGCTGTAATTCATGAGCCTGTGCTACAAACTCAAGCATCCGCATCATTAACCCAATTGCAGCATGCACACATTGATTGTATTCCTGAGTTGTCCGTAAGCACTGCTGGGACAACTGAGAATGAGAAAAGCATTCAGCAAGCTCCCAACAGTTCGAAAGATGTCCAAAGCAAGTCCCATGGTGCTTCCACAAGGAGTTGCACAAAG GTTCATAAGCAAGGCGTTGCGCTTGGTAGATCAGTGGATCTGTCGAAGTTTGGCGACTATGACGAACTCACTGCTGAGCTAGACAGGATGTTTGAATTTGATGGTGAATTGATGTCTTCAAACAGAGACTGGCAGATTGTGTATACTGATCCTGAGGGTGACATGATGCTGGTGGGAGATGATCCATGGGA GGAGTTCTGCAGCATAGTGCGCAAGATCTTCATCTACACCAAGGAGGAGGTCCAGAAGATGAACTCGAAATCATCCACCCCAAGAAAGGAAGAAGGTTCCGCAGATGCTGATGGCGCAAACGAGAAGGCTCATCTCGCCGCGTCAAGCCATTTAGATAACTAG
- the LOC123445314 gene encoding aspartokinase 2, chloroplastic-like, which translates to MAIALRFAATPPRLAAPIPPTGAPRAHGGAARVGALVGTRRGRILAMAAADSARCRAKIGGDGDGVLAGVAVHGGTGEEGEDQLSVVMKFGGSSVSSAARMKEVAGLIQAFPEERPVVVLSAMGKTTNLLLLAGEKAVGCGVTNVSQIEEWNMLRDLHIRTVDELGLPRSVIHTKLDELEQLLKGVAMMKELTLRSTDYLVSFGECMSTRVFAAYLNKIGVKARQCDAFDIGFITTDDFGNAEILEATYPAVAKRLHGDWIRDPAIPIVTGFLGKGWKSGAVTTLGRGGSDLTATTIGKALGLREIQVWKDVDGVLTCDPNIYPNAKTVPYLTFDEAAELAYFGAQVLHPQSMRPAREGDIPVRVKNSYNPKAPGTLIAKGRDMDKVVLTSIVLKSNVTMLDIVSTRMLGQFGFLAKVFSIFEDLGISVDCVATSEVSISVSLDPSKIWSRELIQQELDHVVEELEKIAFVHLLQQRAIVSLIGNVRKSSLILEKAFHVLRRIGVNVQMISQGASKVNMSLIVHDSEAKLCVEALHQAFFEGDGDGDDRLTAEFDEEENLRLEL; encoded by the exons ATGGCGATCGCGCTCAGATTCGCCGCCACCCCGCCCCGCCTCGCCGCGCCGATACCTCCGACGGGTGCCCCTCGCGCACATGGAGGAGCTGCGCGCGTCGGCGCCCTGGTCGGGACTCGCCGTGGCAGGATACTGGCAATGGCGGCCGCGGATTCCGCTCGCTGTCGGGCAAAGAtagggggcgacggcgacggcgttcTCGCCGGAGTGGCCGTGCACGGAGGAACTGGAGAGGAAGGGGAAGATCAGCTGAGCGTGGTGATGAAGTTCGGTGGTTCGTCCGTGTCGTCGGCGGCGAGGATGAAGGAGGTGGCGGGGCTCATCCAAGCTTTCCCCGAGGAGCGCCCCGTCGTCGTCCTCTCCGCCATGGGGAAGACCACCAATCTACTACTCCTC GCTGGAGAGAAGGCAGTGGGATGTGGAGTGACCAACGTTTCCCAAATCGAAGAGTGGAACATGCTCAGAGACCTCCATATCAG GACAGTTGATGAACTTGGACTGCCAAGATCTGTTATACATA CTAAGCTAGATGAACTGGAGCAGCTCTTGAAAGGTGTTGCCATGATGAAAGAGCTGACACTTCGCAGCACTGACTACCTTGTGTCATTTGGAGAATGCATGTCCACACGGGTTTTTGCGGCTTATTTAAACAAGATTGGCGTCAAAGCACGTCAG TGTGATGCTTTTGATATTGGTTTCATAACGACAGACGATTTCGGTAATGCTGAGATATTGGAAGCAACTTATCCTGCTGTTGCAAAGAGATTACATGGGGATTGGATTCGGGATCCGGCAATACCTATTGTTACTGGGTTCCTTGGGAAG GGCTGGAAATCAGGTGCCGTTACTACTTTAGGCAGAGGTGGCAGTGACTTGACTGCTACAACCATTGGTAAAGCCTTGGGATTGAGAGAAATTCAG GTGTGGAAGGATGTTGATGGTGTACTTACTTGTGATCCAAATATCTACCCAAATGCAAAGACTGTCCCGTACTTAACATTTGATGAGGCTGCTGAACTTGCTTATTTTGGTGCCCAG GTTTTACATCCACAGTCGATGCGACCTGCTAGAGAAGGTGATATACCAGTTAGGGTTAAGAATTCATACAACCCTAAAGCTCCAGGCACCCTTATTGCCAAAGGAAGAGATATGGATAAG GTTGTGCTAACAAGTATAGTGCTGAAGTCAAATGTCACTATGTTGGATATAGTGAGCACTCGGATGCTTGGTCAATTTGGTTTCCTTGCAAAG GTGTTTTCTATATTCGAAGATCTAGGCATATCCGTAGATTGTGTGGCGACCAGTGAAGTCAGCATTTCTGTATCACTCGATCCATCAAAGATCTGGAGCAGGGAACTTATTCAACAG GAGCTTGACCATGTGGTGGAAGAGCTGGAGAAGATCGCATTCGTCCATCTTCTCCAGCAAAGAGCGATAGTCTCGCTCATCGGGAACGTGAGAAAATCATCGCTCATACTAGAGAAG GCTTTCCATGTGTTGAGGAGAATCGGGGTCAATGTCCAGATGATCTCGCAAGGCGCATCAAAG GTGAACATGTCGCTGATCGTCCACGACAGCGAGGCGAAGCTGTGCGTGGAAGCCCTCCACCAGGCCTTCTTCGAGGGCGACGGGGATGGCGATGATCGCCTGACGGCGGAATTCGACGAGGAGGAGAACCTGCGGCTTGAGCTGTGA